The following are encoded together in the Vibrio zhugei genome:
- a CDS encoding TetR/AcrR family transcriptional regulator, with product MKTKDKIIFAALELFNENGERNVTTNHIAAHLEISLGNLYYHYRNKQEIIRAIFSLYSEELIDRFTPLQGTHESLTLLKHYLNSIFTLMWKYRFFYANLPEILQRDDVLHANYIAVQDRLQTNLIGIVRAFVDMELLEISDEAMPTMSTTLHLVASTWLAYQSAMSLQTRITEQVIHKGMLQVISLVKPVATPLGLEQLELLEEGVQAMHA from the coding sequence ATGAAAACCAAAGACAAAATCATTTTTGCTGCGTTGGAGCTGTTTAATGAAAACGGCGAGCGCAATGTGACCACGAATCACATTGCGGCGCATCTTGAGATTAGCCTAGGAAATTTGTATTACCATTACCGGAATAAACAGGAAATTATCCGAGCCATTTTTTCGTTATATTCTGAAGAGCTCATTGATCGCTTTACTCCCTTACAGGGGACTCATGAAAGTCTCACCTTGTTAAAGCACTACCTTAATTCCATCTTTACGTTGATGTGGAAGTATCGCTTCTTCTATGCCAATTTGCCGGAAATTTTGCAGCGTGATGATGTCTTGCATGCGAATTACATTGCGGTACAAGATCGTTTACAAACCAATTTAATTGGCATTGTACGCGCGTTTGTCGACATGGAACTGTTAGAGATTAGTGACGAGGCAATGCCGACGATGTCGACGACGCTGCACTTAGTCGCCTCAACTTGGCTGGCGTATCAATCGGCCATGTCATTGCAAACTCGTATTACCGAGCAAGTCATTCACAAAGGAATGCTACAGGTGATCTCGCTGGTCAAACCGGTGGCGACACCGCTTGGGTTGGAACAACTGGAGTTATTAGAAGAAGGCGTGCAAGCCATGCATGCTTAG
- a CDS encoding DHH family phosphoesterase produces MHYDVFNGDADGIIALLQLRLEYPCDSLYRTGVKRDIQLLEGLSVAEGDTVTVLDISMDKNHQPLQALLAQGASIFYADHHLPGTIPQHPRLISHIHTEATMCTALIIDHLLEHRYHQWAIAAAYGDNLSQVATEKAKRAHLTESTRSQLEQLGTLINYNSYGRSVADLHYSPAELFEQLLAYRTPDAVISDRSSPFHHLQQHYANDMAFALEQTRENHPALQVIQLPNQAVSFRISGALGNYLANQAPTKATLILTPLEDAEQNFIVSLRAPLENRQGAGQLCSQFDTGGGREGAGGVNRLAKDQVNALIRTVSDFYRSDTVYRG; encoded by the coding sequence ATGCATTATGACGTATTTAATGGGGATGCAGATGGCATCATTGCGCTTTTACAACTGCGTTTAGAATACCCCTGTGACTCCTTGTATCGTACGGGAGTAAAACGAGATATTCAGTTATTAGAAGGGTTGAGTGTTGCTGAGGGCGATACTGTGACCGTACTGGATATTTCTATGGACAAAAATCATCAGCCCTTACAGGCGCTACTGGCACAAGGTGCGTCCATCTTTTATGCTGATCACCACTTACCGGGCACTATCCCACAGCACCCTCGTTTGATCAGTCATATTCATACCGAGGCAACAATGTGTACCGCACTGATCATCGATCACTTGCTGGAACATCGCTATCACCAATGGGCGATTGCGGCCGCTTACGGCGATAATTTGTCTCAAGTCGCGACGGAAAAAGCAAAACGGGCTCACCTTACGGAATCAACACGTTCGCAATTGGAGCAACTCGGCACGCTGATCAATTATAATAGCTATGGTCGCAGCGTCGCGGATTTGCATTATTCACCGGCAGAGCTGTTTGAACAGCTATTGGCTTACCGAACCCCCGATGCGGTGATCAGTGATCGATCCTCGCCGTTTCATCACTTACAGCAACATTATGCCAATGACATGGCTTTTGCGCTCGAGCAGACCAGAGAGAATCATCCGGCTCTACAGGTTATTCAACTTCCCAATCAAGCGGTATCATTTCGTATTAGTGGCGCACTGGGTAACTACCTTGCCAATCAAGCGCCGACGAAAGCCACGTTGATTTTAACGCCGTTAGAGGATGCAGAGCAGAACTTTATCGTGTCGTTACGCGCGCCACTGGAGAATCGGCAAGGCGCCGGGCAGCTATGCAGTCAATTTGACACTGGCGGTGGGCGTGAAGGGGCTGGTGGCGTGAACCGCTTAGCGAAAGATCAAGTTAATGCATTGATCAGAACGGTATCCGATTTTTATCGTTCGGATACCGTTTATAGGGGTTAG
- a CDS encoding murein hydrolase activator EnvC family protein: MLIKLCPSFLKRSSPIVLNSAILFASALAMTMPQTSMAASQQELTGVKNEIQRQELSLSRQRKKLDALQNDLKQQELHIAAQKKQINKTKSKQAQTNRKIAALRKKIDHLEQQRQQQTKQLKTLLQTYYITERSFSTEHILSSGMEEDRISQYYQHLAKARTKAINELETTHRELDNSESQLHKERDKIAELLKQQTQKYQQLDQSQTQRRQTLAKIKKGISGDKVYLAELQQNENRLKAEIAKAEKAKAARQAAASISMDGLAKQRHQLPWPIKGTVLHRFGEHQSGQINWKGIVIQAHYGDKVKAVASGTIVFSDYLRGYGLMVLIDHGQGYMTLYGFNQSLTKKEGDRVAAGETIALAGDTGGQQQASLYFEVRRNSKAENPLNWLKR, from the coding sequence ATGTTAATAAAGTTGTGCCCCTCGTTTTTGAAACGTTCATCCCCTATTGTTCTGAACAGTGCGATCTTATTTGCTAGCGCTCTAGCAATGACCATGCCTCAAACCAGCATGGCGGCGTCGCAGCAGGAATTAACGGGTGTAAAAAATGAAATTCAACGCCAAGAATTATCGTTGTCTCGCCAACGTAAAAAGTTGGATGCGCTACAAAACGACTTAAAACAGCAAGAGCTGCATATCGCGGCTCAGAAAAAACAAATTAACAAGACCAAGAGTAAGCAAGCACAGACGAATCGAAAAATTGCAGCCTTACGTAAAAAAATTGACCACTTGGAACAACAGCGTCAACAACAAACGAAGCAGCTCAAAACACTACTGCAAACCTATTACATTACGGAACGCTCTTTCTCCACTGAACATATCCTCAGTTCTGGGATGGAAGAAGATCGCATTAGCCAATATTATCAACATTTAGCCAAAGCCCGCACTAAAGCCATTAACGAGCTAGAAACCACTCATCGCGAGCTCGATAACAGTGAATCTCAGTTGCATAAAGAACGAGATAAAATAGCGGAGCTCTTAAAACAGCAAACCCAAAAATATCAACAATTAGACCAAAGCCAAACCCAGCGACGTCAGACATTAGCCAAGATCAAGAAAGGCATTTCAGGGGATAAAGTCTATCTTGCTGAACTGCAACAGAATGAGAATCGCCTCAAGGCGGAGATCGCTAAAGCCGAAAAAGCAAAAGCGGCTCGTCAGGCGGCCGCCAGTATTTCCATGGACGGGTTAGCCAAGCAGCGCCACCAACTGCCTTGGCCAATCAAGGGCACGGTCTTGCATCGCTTCGGTGAACATCAGAGCGGACAAATTAACTGGAAAGGCATTGTGATTCAGGCTCATTATGGCGACAAAGTCAAAGCGGTCGCCTCGGGTACGATCGTATTTTCCGATTACTTACGCGGTTATGGCCTCATGGTATTAATCGATCATGGTCAGGGTTATATGACACTCTATGGGTTTAACCAATCCTTGACCAAAAAAGAGGGAGACCGTGTCGCTGCCGGAGAAACCATTGCTCTTGCAGGTGATACCGGCGGACAACAACAAGCCTCTCTCTATTTCGAAGTTCGTCGTAACAGTAAAGCCGAAAACCCACTTAACTGGCTAAAACGCTAA
- the gpmM gene encoding 2,3-bisphosphoglycerate-independent phosphoglycerate mutase: MAAKKPMALVILDGWGHRDDNSSNAINNANTPVLDELAKTQPNTLISASGLDVGLPDGQMGNSEVGHTNIGAGRVVYQDLTRVTKAIADGEFEKNETLVAAIDSAVNAGKAVHIMGLMSPGGVHSHEDHIYAAVKMAADRGAERIYLHCFLDGRDTPPRSAKGSLERFDDLFAELGKGRIASLIGRYYAMDRDNNWDRVQQAYDLLSQAKGQFSATSATQGLEDAYAREENDEFVKATLIQSDGQDSSAMQDGDAVIFMNYRADRAREITRTFVPEFDGFERETFPSVNFVMLTQYAADIPLNTAYPPASLTNTYGEWLAKHDKTQLRISETEKYAHVTFFFNGGVEDEFSGEDRQIVASPKVATYDLQPEMSSAELTDKLVAAIKSGKYDAIICNYPNGDMVGHTGDYDAAVKACEAVDACIGRIVEAINEVDGQLLITADHGNAEMMVNPETGGAHTAHTNLPVPLIYVGSKDIEFKDNGKLSDLAPTMLALTDTEIPEEMSGQVLYK; this comes from the coding sequence ATGGCAGCGAAAAAGCCAATGGCACTAGTAATTCTAGACGGCTGGGGTCATCGTGATGACAACAGCAGTAACGCCATTAATAATGCAAACACACCAGTGCTTGACGAACTCGCAAAAACTCAGCCAAATACGCTCATCTCTGCGTCTGGTTTAGATGTGGGCTTGCCTGACGGCCAAATGGGTAACTCAGAAGTCGGTCATACAAATATTGGGGCCGGTCGTGTGGTCTACCAAGATTTGACCCGAGTGACCAAGGCCATTGCCGATGGTGAATTTGAGAAAAATGAAACCCTTGTCGCGGCGATCGATTCCGCAGTCAATGCGGGTAAAGCTGTGCATATTATGGGCCTCATGTCTCCAGGTGGTGTTCACTCTCATGAAGATCATATTTATGCCGCGGTAAAAATGGCCGCCGATCGGGGTGCCGAGCGTATCTACTTACACTGCTTCCTAGACGGACGCGATACCCCGCCACGCAGTGCTAAAGGCTCATTAGAGCGCTTTGACGATCTGTTTGCGGAACTCGGTAAAGGCCGCATAGCGAGCTTAATTGGTCGTTACTATGCAATGGACCGTGACAATAACTGGGATCGTGTCCAACAAGCGTATGACTTGCTCTCACAAGCCAAAGGCCAGTTCTCGGCAACAAGCGCGACGCAAGGGCTTGAAGACGCTTATGCTCGTGAAGAAAACGATGAGTTTGTGAAAGCCACGCTTATCCAATCAGACGGTCAAGATTCATCGGCCATGCAAGATGGCGATGCCGTTATCTTCATGAACTACCGTGCTGACCGTGCTCGTGAAATCACACGTACATTTGTACCTGAGTTCGACGGTTTTGAGCGTGAAACATTCCCAAGTGTTAACTTTGTGATGCTAACGCAATATGCTGCGGATATTCCATTGAATACGGCTTATCCACCAGCAAGCCTGACCAATACGTACGGTGAGTGGCTAGCAAAACACGATAAGACACAATTGCGCATTTCTGAAACTGAGAAGTACGCGCACGTGACGTTCTTCTTTAACGGTGGTGTCGAAGACGAGTTCTCAGGAGAAGATCGTCAAATCGTTGCGTCGCCAAAAGTCGCCACTTACGATCTGCAACCAGAAATGAGCTCGGCAGAGTTAACCGATAAACTTGTGGCTGCGATTAAATCAGGCAAGTATGACGCGATCATCTGTAACTACCCGAATGGCGACATGGTCGGCCATACGGGGGATTACGATGCCGCAGTTAAAGCCTGTGAAGCCGTCGATGCGTGTATTGGTCGTATCGTTGAAGCCATCAATGAAGTCGATGGACAGTTATTGATCACCGCCGATCACGGTAATGCTGAAATGATGGTCAACCCTGAAACTGGTGGTGCACACACTGCGCACACCAATCTACCGGTTCCATTAATCTACGTAGGTAGCAAAGACATTGAGTTTAAAGACAACGGTAAACTCTCTGATCTTGCCCCTACCATGCTTGCATTGACCGATACCGAGATCCCTGAAGAAATGTCAGGCCAAGTCCTGTACAAGTAA
- the asd gene encoding archaetidylserine decarboxylase (Phosphatidylserine decarboxylase is synthesized as a single chain precursor. Generation of the pyruvoyl active site from a Ser is coupled to cleavage of a Gly-Ser bond between the larger (beta) and smaller (alpha chains). It is an integral membrane protein.), producing the protein MDKLKVGLQYWIPQRALTELLGKLASAQAGRLTTAVIRWFIKRYRVDMNEALHPDPGHYATFNDFFTRALKADARPIADDPQGLVHPADGAVSQFGYINDGKLIQAKGHDFSAQELLGGDAALVAQFQDGDFATIYLSPSDYHRVHMPCAGTLRQMIYIPGDLFSVNPLTAQNVPNLFARNERVVCIFDTAHGPMAQVLVGATIVGSIEVVWAGTITPPRGCSVHHWDYPASGDKAIHLDKGAEMGRFKLGSTVINLFAKEQIEFDDTMRSGATTRMGTPYAHTRPSVD; encoded by the coding sequence ATGGACAAATTGAAGGTGGGATTACAGTATTGGATCCCACAACGTGCGCTTACCGAACTTTTAGGTAAACTCGCATCGGCACAAGCTGGACGTCTCACTACCGCGGTGATTCGCTGGTTTATCAAGCGTTATCGCGTGGATATGAATGAAGCTCTGCATCCGGATCCGGGTCATTACGCTACATTTAACGACTTTTTCACGCGCGCCCTCAAAGCGGACGCTAGACCTATTGCCGATGATCCTCAAGGCTTGGTACATCCCGCTGATGGCGCGGTTAGCCAATTTGGCTACATCAATGATGGCAAATTGATTCAAGCTAAAGGACACGATTTTTCAGCTCAAGAATTACTTGGCGGCGATGCCGCGCTCGTGGCTCAATTCCAAGACGGTGACTTTGCGACCATCTATCTGTCTCCTAGCGATTATCACCGCGTGCACATGCCTTGCGCGGGGACGCTGCGTCAGATGATTTATATCCCTGGCGACCTTTTTTCCGTTAATCCTCTAACGGCTCAAAATGTCCCGAACTTATTTGCGCGTAATGAACGTGTCGTGTGTATTTTCGATACAGCGCATGGACCGATGGCTCAAGTCTTAGTCGGAGCGACCATTGTCGGCAGTATAGAAGTCGTGTGGGCAGGCACTATCACGCCACCACGCGGTTGCAGTGTGCATCATTGGGACTATCCAGCATCAGGCGACAAAGCGATTCATTTAGACAAAGGCGCAGAAATGGGCCGCTTTAAACTGGGGTCGACTGTCATCAATTTATTTGCCAAAGAACAAATTGAGTTTGATGACACCATGCGCTCAGGCGCGACAACACGTATGGGCACGCCTTACGCCCACACTCGCCCTAGCGTTGATTAA
- the rsgA gene encoding small ribosomal subunit biogenesis GTPase RsgA encodes MAKRKKLTKGQVRRVRHNQHKRLQQEETIQWDESMLESAQKGLIISRFGQHADVEDTETGIIHRCNLRRSIESLVSGDNVIWRPGIETLSGISGVVEAVEERHSVLTRPDYYDGLKPVAANVDQMVIIASVLPELSLNIIDRYLIAAETLRITPLIVLNKIDLLDQTQRDTYQEWLTLYKDIGYDVVFVSKETGEGIEALSSYLSDKINIFVGQSGVGKSSLVNALMPQTTPIAEEGAVSKNSGLGQHTTTAARLYHIPTGGDLIDSPGVREFGLWHLAPEDIAQAYREFHPFLGECKFRDCKHLNDPGCALRQGVEDGKISQVRFENYHRIIESMGENKANRQYSRDKKSDIR; translated from the coding sequence GTGGCAAAGAGAAAAAAGCTGACAAAAGGCCAAGTAAGGCGAGTAAGACACAATCAGCACAAACGACTGCAACAAGAAGAAACCATCCAATGGGATGAGTCGATGCTAGAAAGTGCGCAAAAAGGCTTAATCATTAGCCGATTTGGTCAACATGCTGACGTGGAAGACACCGAAACAGGGATCATCCACCGTTGTAATTTGCGACGCAGTATTGAATCTCTCGTCTCCGGTGATAACGTCATTTGGCGCCCAGGTATCGAAACACTGTCGGGTATTTCTGGGGTGGTTGAAGCGGTTGAAGAACGCCATTCGGTTCTCACACGTCCCGATTATTATGATGGTTTAAAACCGGTAGCCGCCAATGTCGACCAAATGGTCATCATTGCTTCAGTACTGCCAGAGTTGTCACTCAACATCATTGATCGATACTTAATTGCTGCCGAAACGTTGCGTATCACGCCGCTGATCGTCCTCAATAAAATCGATCTTCTCGACCAAACACAACGTGACACCTATCAAGAGTGGCTAACCCTGTACAAAGATATCGGCTATGACGTTGTGTTCGTCAGTAAAGAAACTGGGGAAGGTATCGAGGCACTTTCCTCTTACCTCAGCGATAAAATCAATATCTTTGTTGGGCAATCTGGGGTGGGTAAATCAAGCTTAGTCAATGCATTGATGCCACAAACGACCCCCATCGCCGAAGAAGGCGCTGTATCGAAAAACTCTGGGTTAGGTCAACATACGACGACGGCGGCACGGCTTTATCACATTCCAACCGGTGGCGATTTGATTGATTCTCCTGGGGTTCGTGAGTTTGGTCTCTGGCACTTGGCACCGGAAGATATCGCTCAAGCCTATCGCGAATTCCATCCATTTTTAGGAGAATGTAAGTTTCGCGACTGTAAACATCTTAACGATCCAGGCTGTGCGTTACGGCAAGGTGTGGAAGACGGTAAAATCAGCCAAGTGCGCTTTGAAAACTATCACCGAATCATCGAGAGCATGGGCGAAAACAAAGCCAATCGTCAGTATTCAAGAGATAAAAAATCCGATATTCGTTAA
- the orn gene encoding oligoribonuclease, whose protein sequence is MSFNEHNLIWIDLEMTGLDPEVHKIIEIATIVTDSELNILAEGPVLAIHQPEAELEKMDEWCTTTHTESGLVERIRQTTVTEEQAVAQTIAFLEQWVPKGASPICGNSIGQDRRFLYKHMPDLEQYFHYRYLDVSTIKELTRRWQPELLNGVTKKGSHLALDDIRDSIAELQYYRENVFSI, encoded by the coding sequence ATGTCTTTTAATGAACACAACTTAATCTGGATTGATTTAGAGATGACTGGACTGGATCCTGAAGTTCATAAAATTATTGAAATTGCCACCATCGTAACGGATTCTGAGCTGAATATCCTCGCAGAAGGTCCTGTATTGGCGATTCATCAGCCAGAAGCGGAACTAGAGAAGATGGATGAGTGGTGCACGACGACGCATACCGAGAGTGGGTTGGTTGAGCGTATTCGACAAACCACCGTCACGGAAGAGCAAGCTGTCGCGCAAACTATTGCCTTTCTTGAGCAGTGGGTTCCGAAAGGCGCATCACCTATCTGTGGGAATAGCATTGGTCAGGATCGTCGCTTCTTGTATAAGCACATGCCTGATCTTGAACAATATTTCCATTATCGTTATCTTGATGTCAGTACGATTAAAGAGTTGACGCGTCGTTGGCAGCCGGAGTTGCTCAATGGCGTAACGAAGAAAGGCAGTCATTTAGCGTTAGATGATATTCGCGACTCGATCGCTGAGCTGCAATACTACCGTGAAAACGTGTTTTCAATCTAA
- the queG gene encoding tRNA epoxyqueuosine(34) reductase QueG has translation MDYHALVENIKSWAYELGFAKVGICDVDLSDQEAALQQWLDAGYHGDMDWMERHGMMRARPAELLPGTVRVISARMNYLPQDAHFATNLSDTTQAYVSRYALGRDYHKLVRNQLKKLGEKIKEEVGALGYRPFVDSAPVLERPLAQKAGLGWTGKHSLILDENDGSWFFLGELLIDLPLPVDTPSENQCGQCRACVTSCPTNAIVADGVVDARRCISYLTIEYAGIIPEEFRSLMGNRIYGCDDCQLVCPWNRFADLTTQPDFQRREMFQDPDLLRLFSWDEKTFLKKMEGSAIRRIGHEQWRRNLIIAMGNAPYSQRIIDTLTDTLGQSELLDVHIEWALQQQENQLPFQDRKKERLIRIVQKGLPRDA, from the coding sequence ATGGATTATCACGCACTCGTTGAGAATATTAAATCATGGGCCTATGAATTAGGTTTTGCCAAAGTGGGCATCTGCGATGTGGATCTGTCTGATCAAGAAGCCGCTCTGCAACAATGGCTTGATGCTGGCTATCACGGTGATATGGACTGGATGGAGCGACACGGTATGATGCGTGCGCGTCCAGCCGAGTTATTACCGGGGACGGTTCGAGTGATCAGTGCTCGTATGAACTATCTACCGCAAGATGCGCACTTCGCCACAAACCTAAGCGATACGACTCAAGCGTATGTGAGTCGTTATGCGCTAGGTCGAGATTATCACAAGCTTGTGCGTAACCAACTCAAAAAACTGGGCGAAAAGATCAAAGAAGAAGTCGGTGCATTAGGGTATCGTCCATTTGTGGATTCCGCCCCTGTTTTAGAGCGACCACTGGCGCAAAAAGCGGGATTAGGCTGGACAGGGAAACACTCATTGATTCTCGATGAGAATGATGGGTCGTGGTTCTTTCTTGGCGAACTCTTGATTGATCTCCCATTACCAGTCGACACGCCATCAGAAAACCAATGTGGTCAATGCCGAGCCTGCGTGACATCTTGCCCAACCAACGCCATTGTCGCCGATGGGGTTGTGGATGCACGTCGCTGCATTTCTTATCTGACTATTGAATACGCCGGTATTATCCCTGAGGAATTCCGTTCCCTGATGGGAAACCGTATCTACGGATGCGATGACTGTCAATTAGTCTGCCCTTGGAATCGCTTTGCTGATCTCACCACTCAACCTGATTTTCAACGTCGTGAAATGTTTCAGGACCCCGATTTACTCCGTTTATTTTCATGGGATGAAAAAACCTTCTTGAAAAAGATGGAAGGGTCTGCGATTCGGCGAATTGGCCATGAACAGTGGCGTCGCAATTTAATTATTGCCATGGGAAATGCGCCATACTCACAACGCATCATTGATACATTGACGGACACGCTGGGTCAGTCAGAGCTGCTCGATGTCCATATTGAATGGGCACTGCAACAACAAGAAAATCAATTGCCCTTTCAAGATAGGAAAAAAGAGAGATTGATTCGAATTGTTCAAAAAGGCTTACCGCGAGATGCCTAA
- the tsaE gene encoding tRNA (adenosine(37)-N6)-threonylcarbamoyltransferase complex ATPase subunit type 1 TsaE yields the protein MTTKTFTLKNEQDTVALGAAMAGLCQQQTTLFLYGDLGAGKTTFSRGFIRSLGHEGKVKSPTYTLVEPYELSDWRVYHFDLYRLADPEELEFMGIRDYFTADAICLVEWPDKGHGLLPQADVIVDLRYDGEQRHVTLTANNQYGNTLISQLELF from the coding sequence ATGACCACGAAGACATTTACGTTAAAAAACGAGCAAGACACCGTTGCGTTAGGCGCTGCAATGGCTGGATTGTGTCAGCAACAGACCACGTTATTTTTATATGGCGATCTCGGTGCTGGTAAAACAACATTCAGTCGTGGTTTTATTCGCTCGCTTGGGCATGAAGGTAAAGTGAAAAGCCCAACGTACACTCTGGTGGAGCCATACGAATTGAGCGATTGGCGTGTGTATCATTTTGATCTCTATCGATTGGCGGATCCTGAGGAATTAGAATTTATGGGTATTCGTGATTATTTTACTGCGGATGCGATATGTTTGGTGGAATGGCCTGACAAGGGTCACGGCTTATTACCACAAGCGGATGTTATTGTTGATTTACGTTATGATGGTGAACAAAGACATGTCACCTTGACGGCCAATAATCAGTATGGAAATACGCTAATAAGTCAATTGGAGTTATTTTGA
- a CDS encoding LysM peptidoglycan-binding domain-containing protein, with the protein MLIAVRSCSLYVFLGLFIALFTHSVSANTLKSLRVWPSPDDTRVVIDVKSKVTFSYFRLSSPERLVVDLHDTTRNARLPITISDSQILKKIRASSPPEKGTTRLVLELKKRVSPKVFTLPPTPGGQYGHRLVIDLPNSDKPDAAKAKQQNPITHTDSSSTKKAPPPKNQDIVIAVDPGHGGEDPGSIGPGRRFEKNVTLSIGKKLANLIDRVPGMHSVMTRKGDYYVSLNRRTEIAREHGAYLLISIHADAFRSPKPRGASVFVLNTRRANTEISRWVENHEEQSELLGGAGAVLAKKNSDRNVSQTLLDLQFSHSQKEGFKLASDILGKLGKVAHLHRSKPVNASLAVLKSPDIPSVLVETGFISNPSEERLLFQQSHQEKIARAIATAIVEYFKENPPQGTMFASHGKPRHYTVKSGDSLSVIAQRYGVSVANIKKANDMSGNVLSVGQTLTIPRGSSSIQVPEVSHQVETETIYHKVVKGDYLGKIAAHYKVSVDDIKRENHLRSNVLSLGQKLKITVSLKDKPVRKHKVARGEYLGKLASKYGVSINSIRNANHLKTDSLAVGQVLIIPNK; encoded by the coding sequence ATTTTGATCGCCGTTCGTTCCTGTTCTCTCTATGTATTCTTAGGGTTATTCATTGCTCTCTTTACGCACTCGGTGAGTGCGAATACCTTAAAAAGTCTTCGAGTATGGCCATCACCGGATGACACTCGGGTGGTGATTGACGTGAAAAGTAAAGTCACGTTCAGTTACTTTCGTTTGTCGAGTCCGGAACGCTTGGTGGTGGATTTGCACGATACCACGCGTAACGCGCGTTTGCCGATCACGATCAGCGATAGCCAGATTCTGAAAAAAATCCGTGCCAGCTCACCACCGGAAAAAGGCACCACTCGACTGGTGCTTGAGCTGAAGAAGCGTGTTTCTCCAAAAGTGTTTACGCTACCGCCAACCCCTGGGGGGCAGTACGGACACCGTTTAGTGATCGATCTTCCCAACAGTGATAAGCCGGACGCTGCGAAGGCGAAGCAACAAAACCCAATTACCCACACTGACTCGTCGTCAACGAAAAAAGCACCGCCACCGAAAAATCAAGATATCGTGATCGCGGTGGATCCTGGGCATGGTGGGGAAGATCCAGGATCGATAGGACCGGGGCGACGTTTTGAAAAAAATGTGACGCTCAGTATTGGTAAGAAGTTGGCGAATCTGATTGATCGTGTACCCGGCATGCATTCGGTGATGACGCGTAAAGGGGATTATTACGTCAGTTTGAATCGCCGTACGGAAATCGCCCGTGAGCATGGCGCGTATTTATTAATCTCCATTCATGCCGATGCTTTTCGTTCTCCTAAGCCTCGTGGAGCGTCAGTCTTTGTATTGAATACTCGTCGAGCGAATACCGAGATCAGCCGTTGGGTTGAGAATCACGAAGAGCAGTCTGAATTGCTGGGTGGGGCCGGTGCGGTGTTAGCGAAAAAGAACAGCGACCGCAATGTCAGCCAGACCTTATTGGATTTGCAATTTAGTCACTCACAAAAAGAAGGGTTCAAGCTCGCGTCCGATATTCTTGGCAAGCTTGGAAAAGTGGCGCACTTGCATCGCAGTAAACCGGTCAATGCCAGCCTCGCGGTATTGAAATCGCCGGATATTCCTTCAGTGTTGGTAGAAACGGGCTTTATTTCTAACCCTTCAGAAGAAAGGTTACTGTTCCAGCAAAGTCACCAAGAAAAAATTGCCCGCGCTATTGCAACGGCCATTGTTGAGTACTTTAAAGAGAACCCACCGCAAGGGACAATGTTTGCTAGTCATGGTAAACCCCGCCATTATACCGTGAAAAGCGGTGATTCGTTATCCGTGATCGCACAGCGTTATGGTGTTTCGGTTGCCAACATCAAGAAGGCAAACGATATGAGCGGGAATGTGCTGTCCGTTGGGCAGACGCTGACCATCCCTCGTGGCAGTTCCTCGATTCAAGTTCCTGAAGTCAGTCATCAAGTCGAAACGGAGACCATTTATCATAAAGTGGTGAAAGGTGACTATTTAGGTAAGATCGCCGCCCATTATAAGGTGTCGGTGGATGACATAAAACGTGAGAACCATTTGCGATCGAATGTGTTGTCACTGGGACAAAAGCTGAAAATCACGGTGAGCTTAAAAGATAAACCGGTGAGAAAGCATAAAGTCGCGAGAGGCGAGTATCTAGGGAAGTTGGCGAGTAAGTATGGGGTGAGCATCAATAGCATTCGCAATGCGAACCACCTAAAAACAGATTCTCTGGCGGTCGGGCAAGTGTTGATTATTCCAAATAAATAA